One window from the genome of Mucilaginibacter ginsenosidivorans encodes:
- a CDS encoding phosphatase PAP2 family protein has product MEISLITVLRRIRWMVIPYLVILVICLVIKLTFTRSEIYFAVNGLNSPVADFLAPYITDIGNGWTAVATVLIMILFSYRKALILATAYTVTSLSAQIVKYIFDLPRPQLYFGDKLKHAHFVKGVYILSFNSFPSGHTVTAFTLAVLFSYWCRNKRWAIVFLLIAVLVGYSRMYLSEHFFEDVVAGSVIGFVLTVIWLRWLDNGGFIQKPGWQKGLLASLYK; this is encoded by the coding sequence GTGGAAATTAGTTTGATAACCGTTTTACGAAGGATCAGGTGGATGGTTATACCTTACCTGGTTATTTTAGTTATTTGCCTGGTTATCAAACTCACTTTTACAAGGTCGGAAATATACTTTGCGGTCAATGGCTTAAATAGCCCGGTAGCTGATTTCCTGGCACCCTACATTACTGACATTGGTAATGGATGGACAGCGGTGGCCACCGTGCTCATCATGATTTTATTTAGCTACCGCAAGGCCCTGATACTGGCGACCGCATATACAGTTACATCGCTCTCAGCGCAGATCGTTAAATATATTTTCGATCTGCCGCGCCCGCAACTGTATTTCGGCGATAAGCTGAAACATGCCCATTTCGTTAAGGGTGTATATATACTAAGCTTTAACAGTTTTCCGTCGGGCCATACGGTTACTGCATTTACACTTGCCGTGTTATTTAGTTACTGGTGCAGGAACAAACGCTGGGCGATAGTTTTTTTACTGATAGCAGTGTTAGTGGGCTATTCGCGCATGTACCTGAGCGAACATTTTTTTGAAGATGTGGTGGCCGGTTCCGTGATAGGTTTTGTGTTAACTGTTATCTGGCTGCGCTGGCTCGACAACGGGGGTTTTATCCAAAAACCAGGCTGGCAAAAAGGTCTGCTGGCAAGCCTGTATAAATAA
- a CDS encoding amino acid permease — MSKSIFRKKTIERILSDVASGFGDGEHTGDPHLKKELRVRDLTLMGIAAVVGAGIFSTIGEASFQGGPGVSILFVITAITCGFSALCYAEFAARIPVAGSAYTYAYASFGELIAWIIGWDLLMEYAIGNIAVAISWSEYFVNLLEGFHIHLPRYVTTDYLTAYNAHKDMVQMTASHHLADITDKIKIDAAAWSTAPGIGGLKFIANLPALAIVVAITYLVYVGIRETRKATNAMVILKIAIVIGVILIGFFYVTPANWHPFMPNGFKGVMKGVSGVFFAYIGFDAISTTAEECNNPQRDLPRGMIYSLIICTVLYILISLVLTGMVSYKDLQVGDPLAFVFARVGLHNISYIISISAVVATASVLLIFQLGQPRIWMSMSRDGLLPKIFSRIHPKYHTPSFATIVTGFVVAVPALFLNLTIVTDLTSIGTLFAFVLVCGGVLLLPKEEKHRRGRFELPYINAKWIVPVLFIVAVYFFRDFIMEKFTGDKVHENFPFFIFLLLSAALAVVAFIKNLSLIPVLGLLSCLYLMTEMGYTNWLRFLVWLVVGLIIYFSYSYKNSTIAKEHIATGSDEN; from the coding sequence ATGTCTAAAAGCATATTTCGTAAAAAGACGATAGAGAGAATATTATCTGATGTCGCAAGTGGTTTTGGCGACGGCGAACATACAGGAGACCCGCATTTAAAGAAAGAACTTCGTGTACGAGACCTGACCCTGATGGGGATAGCCGCCGTGGTGGGCGCAGGCATTTTTTCTACCATCGGCGAGGCATCGTTCCAGGGAGGGCCGGGGGTAAGTATATTGTTCGTAATAACCGCAATAACCTGCGGTTTTTCGGCTTTATGTTATGCCGAATTTGCGGCGCGTATCCCGGTTGCAGGCAGTGCCTATACCTATGCATACGCTTCATTTGGCGAACTGATAGCCTGGATCATCGGCTGGGACCTTTTGATGGAATATGCGATCGGGAATATAGCGGTGGCCATATCATGGAGCGAATATTTTGTGAATTTACTGGAAGGCTTCCATATCCATTTGCCGCGGTATGTGACAACAGATTATCTTACAGCGTACAATGCACATAAAGATATGGTGCAAATGACGGCAAGCCATCACCTGGCCGATATAACCGATAAAATAAAAATAGATGCGGCAGCCTGGAGTACGGCCCCCGGCATAGGTGGTTTAAAGTTCATAGCCAATTTACCTGCACTTGCGATAGTTGTTGCCATTACCTACCTGGTATACGTGGGAATAAGGGAGACCAGGAAGGCAACCAATGCCATGGTAATCCTGAAGATCGCCATAGTTATCGGCGTCATACTCATCGGTTTCTTTTACGTGACGCCGGCGAACTGGCACCCATTCATGCCCAATGGTTTTAAAGGGGTAATGAAGGGCGTATCAGGTGTTTTCTTTGCCTATATCGGTTTTGATGCGATATCCACAACAGCCGAGGAGTGTAATAACCCTCAGCGCGATCTTCCGCGCGGCATGATTTATTCGCTCATCATTTGTACGGTGCTTTACATCCTTATTTCGCTGGTACTTACGGGGATGGTAAGCTATAAAGACTTACAGGTTGGCGACCCGCTGGCGTTTGTATTTGCCCGGGTAGGGTTGCATAACATAAGTTATATCATATCCATCAGTGCCGTGGTAGCCACGGCCAGCGTGTTGCTGATATTCCAGTTAGGACAGCCGCGTATATGGATGAGCATGAGCCGCGATGGCTTGCTGCCTAAAATATTCTCGAGGATACATCCCAAATATCACACGCCATCTTTTGCAACCATAGTGACCGGGTTTGTAGTTGCCGTGCCGGCATTATTCCTTAACCTTACGATAGTGACCGACCTGACCAGCATAGGCACATTATTTGCCTTTGTATTGGTTTGCGGTGGGGTATTATTGCTTCCGAAAGAAGAAAAGCACCGAAGGGGGCGTTTCGAATTGCCGTATATCAACGCCAAATGGATAGTGCCGGTACTCTTCATCGTGGCGGTATATTTTTTCCGGGATTTTATAATGGAAAAGTTTACCGGCGATAAGGTTCACGAGAATTTCCCATTTTTTATATTCCTATTGTTGTCCGCAGCTTTGGCTGTAGTGGCTTTCATCAAAAACTTATCACTGATCCCTGTTTTAGGTCTTTTAAGCTGCCTTTACCTGATGACGGAAATGGGTTACACCAATTGGCTCAGGTTCCTGGTATGGCTTGTTGTGGGACTTATTATTTACTTTTCTTACAGTTACAAGAACAGCACGATCGCAAAAGAACACATAGCGACAGGCAGCGACGAAAATTAA
- a CDS encoding SemiSWEET transporter: MINLGHMHFGLVDIIGLLAAFGTTVSFLPQAIKTIQTKNTSGISLAMYSLFTAGTMLWLAYGIMSGSLPVTIANAITMIFASIILIYKIRYK; the protein is encoded by the coding sequence TTGATTAATTTAGGCCATATGCACTTTGGCCTGGTAGATATCATAGGTTTATTAGCTGCCTTTGGCACTACCGTCTCGTTTTTGCCACAGGCCATCAAAACCATTCAAACGAAAAATACATCGGGTATCTCGCTGGCCATGTACAGCTTATTTACAGCGGGAACGATGCTCTGGCTGGCTTATGGCATTATGAGCGGAAGTCTGCCTGTAACGATAGCCAATGCCATCACGATGATATTTGCAAGTATCATCCTAATCTATAAGATCAGGTACAAATAA
- a CDS encoding KUP/HAK/KT family potassium transporter has protein sequence MSQHKNLHKLTAAGLLISLGIIYGDIGTSPLYVFKEIVGTNPISETLILGGVSCVFWTLTLQTTLKYVVITLQADNKGEGGIFSLFSLVRRKAKWLIVPAVVGGCALLADGIITPPITISAAVEGLTSYYPHLPTMTVVIIIIAGLFIIQQFGTSLVGKAFGPMMFIWFTMMGVLGMAFIIQMPSIIKALNPYYAIHLLTDHSFDAFLILGAVFLCTTGAEALYSDLGHCGRKNIQISWIYVKTCLVLNYLGQAVWLLQRNGKTINLNLHNPFYEIMPQWFLLYGIGIATIAAVIASQALISGSFTLIAEAVRLNLWPKVRINYPTEQKGQLYVPSVNWLLCAGCIGVVLLFKHSESMGAAYGLSITVAMLMTTILVSKFLAKRKFPTYIIVTFLAVYLAIEITFLSGNLVKFINGGWFTLSVGAVLFSVMWTWHIARKIRNRFVKFIAIEDYYNIIKELSDDESVPKYASQLVYLTSANFNSEIESKIVYSILQKQPKRADVYWLVHVDVVDEPYKREYEVDFLVPNKLIRIDFKLGFRVEQQINLLFRKVVEDLVKKGEVNITSKYKSLNRHKIVGDFRFVVIEKIVSRSQHLSLYERFIMAYYAQLKHFSLSEERGFGLDLSFVTIEKVPLMLADPETVELHRID, from the coding sequence GTGTCTCAACATAAGAATCTTCACAAACTGACAGCCGCTGGGCTACTGATCAGTCTGGGTATAATCTACGGCGACATAGGTACATCTCCGCTGTATGTGTTCAAGGAAATAGTTGGTACTAACCCGATTTCAGAAACGCTGATCTTAGGCGGTGTATCCTGCGTGTTCTGGACGCTTACCCTGCAAACCACCTTAAAGTACGTTGTAATAACGTTACAGGCCGACAATAAGGGTGAAGGTGGCATTTTCTCCCTTTTCTCGCTGGTAAGGCGAAAAGCGAAATGGCTTATTGTGCCCGCGGTTGTAGGTGGCTGCGCTTTGCTTGCCGATGGTATAATAACGCCGCCGATCACTATTTCGGCAGCGGTGGAAGGCTTGACAAGCTATTACCCGCATTTGCCTACTATGACGGTGGTGATCATCATTATTGCCGGCTTGTTTATCATCCAGCAATTTGGTACTTCGCTTGTCGGTAAGGCATTCGGGCCAATGATGTTTATCTGGTTTACCATGATGGGTGTGCTTGGAATGGCATTTATAATCCAAATGCCTTCGATTATAAAAGCGTTGAACCCATATTATGCCATTCACCTTCTAACAGATCATTCATTTGATGCGTTTTTGATACTGGGCGCTGTTTTCCTGTGTACGACAGGGGCCGAAGCCCTTTATTCAGACCTTGGGCATTGCGGGCGCAAGAACATCCAGATAAGCTGGATATATGTGAAGACCTGCCTTGTGCTGAACTATCTTGGCCAGGCAGTTTGGCTGCTTCAACGTAACGGCAAAACCATCAACCTGAACCTGCATAATCCTTTTTATGAGATCATGCCGCAATGGTTCCTGCTGTACGGTATCGGCATTGCAACTATAGCCGCTGTCATAGCCAGTCAGGCGCTCATTTCGGGATCGTTCACGCTGATAGCAGAGGCGGTACGACTGAACTTATGGCCAAAGGTTAGGATCAATTACCCGACAGAACAGAAAGGCCAATTGTATGTGCCAAGCGTAAACTGGCTGTTATGCGCCGGCTGTATCGGGGTAGTATTGCTGTTTAAACATTCCGAAAGCATGGGCGCAGCGTATGGTTTGAGCATTACGGTAGCCATGCTGATGACGACGATATTGGTGTCGAAATTTCTTGCCAAGCGAAAATTCCCAACCTATATCATTGTCACATTTTTGGCGGTATATCTTGCCATTGAAATTACTTTCCTTTCGGGTAACCTGGTTAAATTTATCAACGGCGGCTGGTTTACTTTATCGGTGGGTGCCGTGCTGTTCTCCGTAATGTGGACATGGCACATAGCGCGTAAGATCAGGAACCGCTTTGTGAAATTTATCGCCATAGAAGACTATTACAATATCATCAAGGAACTAAGTGATGACGAATCAGTACCAAAGTATGCCTCACAACTGGTTTACCTTACCAGCGCTAACTTTAATTCGGAAATAGAATCGAAGATTGTCTATTCGATCCTTCAGAAGCAGCCAAAAAGGGCGGATGTTTACTGGCTGGTACACGTTGATGTGGTGGACGAGCCTTACAAGAGGGAATATGAAGTCGACTTCCTGGTACCCAATAAACTTATCCGTATCGATTTTAAACTCGGATTCAGGGTGGAACAGCAGATAAACCTATTGTTCCGTAAAGTGGTTGAAGACCTTGTGAAAAAGGGAGAGGTGAATATTACCAGCAAATACAAATCGTTGAACCGGCATAAAATTGTCGGAGATTTCAGGTTTGTGGTGATTGAAAAGATCGTTTCCCGGTCACAACACCTTTCGCTTTACGAGCGGTTTATTATGGCTTATTATGCGCAGCTTAAGCATTTCAGCTTGTCCGAGGAGCGCGGTTTTGGTCTCGACCTGAGTTTCGTTACTATCGAAAAGGTTCCGCTTATGCTGGCCGATCCGGAGACGGTGGAACTGCACCGGATAGATTAA
- a CDS encoding T9SS type A sorting domain-containing protein: protein MRQKYTYKISWIIMVACAVSINFAYAFQKSDTTIHFFRGKLGSSKSSGYFRNGLHLTLPPLKPAAVSVQKVNVARPDEKLLTDVQVYPNPITDQINVKCNVSRTALVTVKVMDVLGNDLITIVSQRISSGEQNFSYPINNKLQRGFYFIRVVAGTESVIKRISVL, encoded by the coding sequence ATGAGGCAAAAATATACTTATAAGATTTCGTGGATAATAATGGTCGCTTGTGCGGTGTCCATAAATTTTGCCTATGCCTTTCAAAAAAGCGATACTACCATTCATTTCTTCAGGGGTAAGCTTGGTTCCAGCAAAAGCTCAGGCTATTTCAGGAATGGCTTGCATTTAACCCTGCCACCTCTCAAACCTGCCGCTGTTTCGGTACAAAAAGTGAACGTAGCCCGGCCCGACGAAAAACTGCTTACCGACGTCCAGGTATATCCAAACCCCATTACCGACCAGATAAACGTTAAATGCAATGTTTCGCGCACTGCGCTGGTAACCGTCAAGGTAATGGATGTGCTTGGTAACGACCTGATCACCATCGTATCGCAAAGGATATCCTCAGGCGAACAGAACTTTTCATATCCCATCAATAACAAACTGCAGCGCGGCTTTTACTTTATCCGCGTGGTAGCCGGTACCGAATCGGTTATCAAAAGGATCTCTGTTTTGTGA
- a CDS encoding fumarylacetoacetate hydrolase family protein — MKIIAIGRNYAEHAKELNNPVPIVPVIFMKPDTALLRENKPFYHPEFSEDIHHEIEIVLKVCKEGKHISEKFAANYYDEIGLGVDFTARDIQQRHKEKGLPWELAKAFDSSAPVSNFVPKSQFSDLYNINFSLDINGQTRQKGNTKDLLFSFERIIAFVSQYITLKKGDLIFTGTPEGVGKVNIGDHLEAYLENDKMLDFYVK, encoded by the coding sequence ATGAAAATAATAGCCATCGGCCGTAATTATGCCGAACATGCCAAAGAATTAAATAATCCTGTTCCAATCGTCCCGGTAATTTTCATGAAGCCGGATACCGCGTTGCTGCGGGAAAACAAACCATTTTATCATCCCGAGTTTTCAGAAGATATTCATCACGAGATCGAGATCGTCCTGAAAGTATGTAAAGAAGGCAAACATATAAGCGAAAAATTTGCCGCAAATTATTACGATGAGATCGGCCTCGGTGTCGATTTTACGGCTCGTGACATCCAGCAAAGGCACAAGGAAAAAGGATTGCCCTGGGAGCTTGCCAAAGCTTTCGACAGTTCGGCCCCGGTAAGTAATTTTGTGCCAAAATCGCAGTTTTCCGACTTATACAATATTAATTTCAGCCTGGATATCAATGGCCAAACAAGGCAAAAAGGCAACACTAAAGACCTCCTGTTCTCTTTCGAACGGATCATTGCCTTCGTATCTCAATACATAACGTTAAAAAAAGGGGACCTTATTTTTACCGGCACCCCCGAAGGCGTAGGTAAGGTAAATATCGGCGATCACCTCGAGGCGTATCTAGAAAATGATAAAATGCTTGATTTCTACGTTAAATAA
- a CDS encoding M23 family metallopeptidase — translation MTNKLAALLLLLLTSCPNCFSQDVVQTKQYPKNFFRYPLDLPPSTAGSFGELRPNHFHSGLDFKTNGRTGYPVHAAYDGYISRLRVQFGGFGNAIYITHPNGFTTVYGHIERFAPELEQAVRAQQYQQQSFEVDFNPPPYQLQVCQGDVIALSGNAGASEGPHLHFEIRDTQTEQTINPQLFGLVIPDKVAPTLGTVCVYHLGGSPFDENTPRQFFAVTGALGHYRLAKPKVIDVSGETGFGITATDMNSTSFNHNGIYSIELKVDGQTVYTFAVERFAFDQTHAINAYIDYPTFLRSHRFIQKCFILPGSKISLYPQSVDRGVVNFDDNATHDVEYVVKDVAGNTSSLKIKVRSVPGKSNQQAPVQNTLFFHYDKQNEFTNDKVHVIIPPGNLYDDMTFTYATLPGKKGMYSDIHRIHNRFTPINGTYELWIKPDNSIGDLAAKAIIVNTDGVVEGGTYSDGYIKAEARTFGDYFIKVDTTAPAIHPLNIKEGTNMTQMKRLSLKISDNQSGVKSYAGKIDGKWVLMEWDYKTKVLSYKFDDGFPHGKHQFELTVTDNKDNTANYTANFSR, via the coding sequence ATGACAAACAAATTAGCCGCCCTGCTACTTCTACTGTTAACCTCTTGTCCCAACTGCTTTTCGCAGGACGTTGTACAAACTAAGCAATACCCCAAGAACTTCTTTCGCTATCCGCTCGACCTGCCGCCAAGCACTGCGGGCTCCTTTGGTGAGTTAAGGCCGAATCATTTTCATTCGGGATTGGATTTTAAAACTAACGGGCGCACCGGCTACCCTGTCCATGCTGCGTATGATGGCTATATCTCGCGGCTTCGGGTGCAGTTTGGCGGTTTTGGCAACGCTATATACATTACCCATCCAAACGGGTTTACTACCGTTTACGGCCATATCGAACGTTTTGCACCTGAGCTGGAACAGGCTGTCCGGGCCCAGCAATACCAGCAACAAAGTTTTGAGGTTGATTTCAATCCCCCACCCTATCAGTTACAGGTTTGCCAGGGCGATGTTATTGCTTTGTCGGGTAACGCAGGGGCATCTGAAGGGCCGCACCTGCATTTCGAGATCAGGGACACTCAGACGGAACAGACTATCAACCCGCAGCTTTTTGGGCTTGTGATTCCGGATAAAGTAGCTCCCACCCTGGGCACTGTCTGTGTCTATCATCTCGGCGGCAGCCCATTTGATGAAAATACGCCGAGGCAATTTTTTGCCGTAACAGGGGCATTGGGCCACTACCGGCTGGCAAAGCCTAAAGTAATTGATGTTAGCGGGGAAACGGGATTTGGCATTACGGCAACTGATATGAACAGCACCTCCTTCAATCATAACGGTATCTATTCCATCGAATTAAAAGTAGATGGGCAAACAGTTTATACCTTTGCCGTGGAACGTTTTGCCTTCGACCAAACACATGCCATCAACGCCTATATCGACTATCCCACGTTTCTCAGGTCGCATCGTTTTATACAGAAATGTTTTATTTTGCCCGGCAGTAAAATATCGCTTTATCCGCAATCGGTTGATCGTGGTGTCGTCAATTTTGATGATAACGCAACGCACGATGTTGAATATGTGGTAAAGGATGTAGCCGGTAATACATCCTCGCTTAAGATCAAAGTAAGATCAGTTCCGGGCAAGAGTAACCAGCAGGCACCTGTTCAAAATACACTTTTCTTCCACTACGACAAACAAAACGAATTCACCAATGATAAGGTCCACGTGATCATCCCGCCCGGAAATTTGTATGATGATATGACATTTACCTATGCTACGCTGCCCGGCAAAAAGGGAATGTATTCGGACATACACCGCATTCATAACCGCTTTACGCCAATAAACGGAACATATGAACTTTGGATAAAGCCGGATAACTCCATAGGTGACCTGGCGGCGAAAGCGATCATCGTCAATACAGATGGTGTGGTGGAAGGGGGCACTTACAGCGATGGCTACATCAAAGCTGAAGCCCGTACTTTTGGTGATTATTTTATCAAAGTGGATACCACTGCCCCGGCAATTCATCCGCTCAATATCAAAGAGGGTACTAATATGACACAAATGAAAAGGCTCTCTCTGAAGATCAGCGACAATCAGTCGGGTGTAAAAAGCTATGCTGGCAAGATAGATGGCAAATGGGTATTAATGGAATGGGATTATAAAACCAAAGTATTAAGCTATAAATTTGACGACGGTTTCCCTCATGGCAAACATCAGTTCGAATTGACGGTTACCGACAACAAGGATAATACAGCAAATTATACAGCAAACTTTTCGAGATAA
- the bcp gene encoding thioredoxin-dependent thiol peroxidase — translation MSSLKEGDKAPNFTAKDQDGKTVSLSDFKGKDVVLYFYPQDDTPTCTKEACNFRDNYQSLVSKGLAVIGVSFDTEKKHKKFITKYNLPFPLLADPDKKIIEAYGVWGEKMLFGRNYMGTLRTTFIINKKGIIIHIIDKVDSGNASQQVLDLLQQIKK, via the coding sequence ATGAGTTCATTAAAGGAAGGCGATAAGGCCCCCAATTTTACAGCGAAAGACCAGGATGGCAAGACTGTTTCCCTTTCCGACTTTAAAGGCAAGGATGTGGTGTTATATTTTTATCCGCAGGACGATACGCCAACCTGTACAAAGGAAGCCTGTAATTTCAGGGATAATTATCAATCGCTGGTAAGTAAAGGGCTGGCAGTTATCGGGGTAAGTTTTGATACGGAAAAGAAGCACAAGAAATTTATAACCAAATACAATTTGCCGTTTCCGCTCCTTGCCGATCCAGACAAAAAAATAATCGAAGCCTACGGGGTTTGGGGCGAAAAAATGCTTTTTGGCAGGAACTATATGGGAACACTGAGGACAACTTTCATTATCAATAAAAAAGGTATAATAATACATATTATCGATAAAGTTGACAGCGGGAACGCATCGCAGCAAGTGCTTGACCTTTTGCAGCAAATCAAAAAATAA
- a CDS encoding RNA polymerase sigma factor produces MAVQVEDAEILRKFQDEKTRNEAFNLLLKKYQQKLYWHIRRMVIDHDDADDIVQDTFVKIWKNLPGFRSDAQLYTWMYRIATNECITFLNKKKQRNNIPLDDVAYELADTLADSTYFNGDKAQLKLQQAILTLPEKQRLVFNMKYYDDMKYEEMSDMLGTSVGALKASFHLAVKKIESFLLSKD; encoded by the coding sequence ATGGCGGTACAGGTTGAAGACGCAGAAATATTACGCAAATTCCAGGATGAGAAAACCCGGAACGAGGCATTTAACCTGCTGCTGAAAAAATACCAGCAAAAGCTTTACTGGCATATTCGCCGCATGGTTATCGACCATGACGATGCTGACGATATTGTGCAGGATACGTTCGTGAAGATATGGAAAAACCTCCCCGGCTTTCGGAGCGACGCCCAATTGTACACCTGGATGTACCGGATAGCGACCAATGAGTGCATCACATTCCTGAATAAGAAAAAGCAAAGAAATAATATTCCATTGGACGACGTGGCTTACGAGCTTGCTGATACGCTGGCAGATTCGACTTATTTCAATGGTGATAAAGCACAGTTGAAATTGCAGCAGGCTATACTGACATTGCCCGAAAAGCAACGGCTGGTGTTTAATATGAAGTATTACGACGATATGAAATATGAGGAAATGTCTGACATGCTTGGGACAAGCGTGGGTGCGCTGAAGGCATCGTTCCACTTGGCGGTTAAAAAGATCGAATCATTTTTATTATCAAAGGATTAA
- a CDS encoding aspartate aminotransferase family protein produces the protein MLTLRQLFLANNAQTTDFPLLLEFERAKGVYMYDGNGKAYIDLISGIGVSNLGHGNPHVIGAIKEQLDKYMHLMVYGEYVQSPQVRFAERLVSLLPPHLNSVYFVNSGTEAVEGAMKLAKRYTGRSRIVACHNAYHGSTHGALSVMGNEEYKQAYRPLLPGIDLVRFNEPADLQMITEETACVIIETVQGEAGIRVPDKAYMLALRERCSQTGALLILDEIQAALGRTGKLFAFEDFNIVPDILLMAKALGGGMPVGAFISSDKIMVALKENPILGHITTFGGHPVCCAAGLAALEVLLNENLIDWVDAKEALFRQLLVHSAIREVRGKGLMLAMELETFEFNKKVIDRCIENGVVVDWFLHCSNSMRIAPPLIITEDEIRKACGVILEAIDNCIK, from the coding sequence ATGCTTACCCTTCGACAACTTTTTTTAGCCAATAACGCACAAACTACCGACTTTCCGCTACTGCTCGAATTTGAGCGTGCCAAAGGTGTGTATATGTACGATGGCAACGGTAAAGCATACATCGATCTGATATCGGGCATCGGGGTCAGCAACCTCGGCCACGGTAATCCTCATGTTATAGGAGCTATAAAAGAGCAACTGGATAAATACATGCACCTGATGGTGTATGGCGAATATGTACAATCGCCCCAGGTTCGTTTCGCCGAAAGGCTCGTTTCACTGCTTCCACCTCATTTAAACTCAGTCTACTTTGTAAATTCAGGAACTGAGGCTGTTGAAGGCGCGATGAAGCTGGCTAAACGTTATACCGGCCGTAGCCGGATAGTTGCCTGCCATAATGCTTACCACGGCAGTACACACGGCGCCCTGAGCGTGATGGGCAACGAAGAATACAAACAAGCTTACCGTCCATTATTACCGGGTATAGATCTCGTCAGGTTCAACGAGCCTGCCGATCTGCAAATGATAACGGAGGAAACCGCCTGCGTAATTATTGAAACTGTACAGGGCGAAGCTGGTATCCGTGTGCCGGATAAAGCCTATATGCTGGCTCTCCGCGAACGCTGCAGCCAAACCGGCGCGCTGCTGATACTGGATGAGATACAGGCTGCCCTGGGCCGTACAGGCAAGTTATTCGCTTTTGAAGATTTCAATATTGTTCCCGATATATTGCTGATGGCTAAAGCCCTTGGGGGTGGTATGCCGGTAGGCGCTTTTATATCGTCGGATAAGATCATGGTGGCCCTGAAGGAAAATCCTATTCTCGGCCATATCACAACATTCGGTGGGCACCCGGTGTGTTGCGCAGCGGGCCTTGCCGCACTCGAGGTTTTGCTGAATGAAAACCTTATCGACTGGGTTGATGCAAAAGAGGCACTTTTCCGGCAGCTATTGGTGCACTCTGCCATCAGGGAAGTCAGGGGCAAGGGCCTTATGCTTGCTATGGAACTTGAAACCTTTGAATTCAATAAAAAAGTTATCGACCGCTGTATAGAAAATGGTGTTGTGGTAGATTGGTTCCTCCATTGCAGCAACTCGATGCGGATAGCACCGCCTTTGATCATTACAGAAGACGAGATCAGGAAAGCATGTGGTGTAATATTGGAAGCGATAGACAATTGTATAAAATAA
- a CDS encoding LysR substrate-binding domain-containing protein produces MIFDFRLRVFYTVAQRLSFTKAAGELFITQPAVTKHIRELEHQLNVQLFKRNGNNITLTTAGKILLQYAEKIFQTYAEMETELAQLNNIEAGTLHIGASTTVAQTILPRLLALFKKNYPAVAFTFTQANTDQVTQQVLSEKIDIAIVEGAAHYPQITYTPFAKDEIVLVTRAGNQLAKKAEITPKQLPAIPLVLREAGSGTLDVIFNALAGVQISPKDLNIEIQLESSIAIKEYLLYSETATFLSIQSVVSELKYNELSIIDMKGLDIFRTFEFIQLQGKYTKLTELFKRFCVSNHNLK; encoded by the coding sequence ATGATCTTCGATTTTCGGTTAAGGGTATTTTACACTGTAGCACAACGGCTCAGCTTTACCAAAGCTGCGGGTGAACTGTTTATAACACAGCCTGCTGTTACCAAACATATAAGAGAGTTGGAGCACCAACTGAATGTCCAGTTATTCAAACGGAACGGCAATAACATCACGCTTACCACCGCCGGGAAGATATTGCTTCAGTATGCTGAGAAAATATTCCAGACCTATGCTGAGATGGAGACGGAGCTGGCCCAATTGAACAACATCGAGGCAGGAACGCTCCACATTGGCGCCAGTACGACCGTTGCGCAAACCATATTGCCCAGGCTGCTCGCGTTATTTAAAAAAAACTACCCCGCCGTTGCCTTCACTTTCACCCAGGCTAATACTGACCAGGTTACGCAACAGGTTCTTTCCGAAAAGATCGATATAGCCATAGTTGAAGGCGCGGCGCATTATCCGCAGATAACCTATACACCCTTTGCGAAGGATGAGATCGTACTCGTTACCCGCGCAGGCAACCAATTGGCAAAAAAAGCGGAGATCACGCCCAAACAATTGCCTGCTATCCCGCTGGTACTCCGCGAAGCCGGGTCAGGTACGCTTGATGTGATATTTAACGCATTGGCAGGTGTACAGATCAGTCCGAAGGACCTGAATATAGAGATACAACTTGAGAGTAGTATCGCAATTAAGGAATACCTTTTGTATTCCGAAACAGCCACTTTTCTATCGATACAGTCGGTTGTAAGCGAATTAAAATACAACGAGTTGAGCATTATCGATATGAAGGGCCTGGATATTTTTCGCACCTTCGAGTTTATACAGCTACAGGGGAAATACACTAAACTCACAGAGCTTTTCAAGCGTTTCTGTGTATCCAACCATAACTTAAAGTAA